One part of the Methylobacterium mesophilicum SR1.6/6 genome encodes these proteins:
- a CDS encoding transporter: MLKGITATLTGAAAVALSATASYAQSTTVPGEQVGLAAGAPLPEGIYAVDTFTYRRTDQPFSPDTSVNVPFLLWSTPLTPLGGRIEALVAQPTVFAFTRNAAGQGNKDISINVGTLLAGIWAFDLGGNFGVSFLGGVHLNDLDAGRGSLYSGAFAPNPRVPGGLSPVGTPVLAQFSSNTYRFGVAGSYTGDGWDITANLTANIYDSPGRFGGLVGSAIGPLRLSDALNIDLTATKKFGNFEIGPVAYGTYNFDISQYSAAYNNRGRFAIGGLIGYDFKAFTVQAYVARDVVTGAQYTNALGRTRDNYSTDGWVRFIIPLYTPAAAAPVVSPLVRKG; encoded by the coding sequence ATGCTGAAGGGGATCACGGCAACACTCACTGGAGCTGCGGCGGTTGCGCTGAGCGCGACCGCCTCATACGCGCAATCGACCACGGTTCCGGGCGAACAGGTCGGCCTCGCGGCCGGCGCGCCGCTGCCGGAAGGCATCTACGCGGTCGACACGTTCACCTATCGGCGCACGGACCAGCCGTTCTCGCCGGACACGTCGGTCAACGTCCCGTTCCTGCTGTGGTCGACGCCGCTGACGCCCCTCGGCGGACGCATCGAGGCGCTCGTGGCGCAGCCCACCGTGTTCGCCTTCACGCGCAACGCGGCCGGCCAGGGCAACAAGGACATCTCGATCAACGTCGGCACCCTGCTCGCCGGCATCTGGGCGTTTGACCTCGGCGGCAACTTCGGTGTCAGCTTCCTCGGCGGCGTCCACCTGAACGACCTCGATGCCGGGCGCGGCTCGCTGTACTCCGGTGCGTTCGCCCCCAACCCGCGCGTTCCGGGCGGCCTGAGCCCGGTCGGCACCCCGGTGCTGGCGCAGTTCTCCTCGAACACGTACCGGTTCGGCGTCGCCGGCAGCTACACCGGCGACGGCTGGGACATCACCGCCAACCTGACCGCCAACATCTACGATTCGCCCGGTCGCTTCGGTGGTCTCGTGGGCTCGGCCATCGGGCCGCTGCGCCTGTCGGACGCGCTCAACATCGACCTGACGGCGACGAAGAAGTTCGGCAATTTCGAGATCGGTCCGGTCGCCTACGGCACCTACAACTTCGACATCAGCCAGTACAGCGCGGCGTACAACAACCGCGGGCGGTTCGCCATCGGCGGCCTGATCGGCTACGACTTCAAGGCCTTCACAGTGCAGGCCTACGTTGCCCGCGACGTGGTCACCGGCGCGCAGTACACCAACGCTCTGGGCCGCACGCGCGACAACTACTCGACCGACGGCTGGGTGCGGTTCATCATCCCGCTCTACACGCCAGCCGCGGCCGCGCCAGTCGTATCGCCGCTGGTGCGCAAGGGCTGA
- a CDS encoding sll0787 family AIR synthase-like protein, with protein MTVPFDIQALSREIQDARGIAHKRDIDAVVARLGLGSRHAAVPVGDDCAAIPDGDGHLLLAIEGFLDSFVAADPYFAGYCGIMVNLSDVAAMGGRPLAVVDALWSRDAAEADPILAGLSDAAALYGVPVVGGHTNTRASCGNLAVAVLGRAGPRLLTSFDAAPGDDLVAAIDLRGRFREPHPYWDASTGAPGGRLRGDLALLPGLAEDGLACAAKDISMAGVVGTALMLLECSRVGGVIDLDAIPRPDHVPLTRWLTAFPSFGYLVSVRPDRTPAVCARFADRGIAAARIGRLDASRVARVRGATGEEAVVWDFAVGPLMGCGQDEAEAAA; from the coding sequence ATGACGGTCCCATTCGATATTCAGGCCCTGTCCCGTGAGATCCAGGACGCGCGCGGTATCGCGCACAAGCGCGACATCGACGCCGTGGTGGCACGGCTGGGTCTGGGAAGCCGGCACGCCGCGGTTCCGGTCGGCGACGACTGCGCCGCCATCCCGGACGGCGACGGCCACCTGCTGCTGGCCATCGAGGGATTCCTCGACAGCTTCGTCGCCGCCGACCCGTATTTCGCGGGCTATTGCGGCATCATGGTCAACCTCAGCGACGTGGCCGCCATGGGCGGGCGCCCGCTCGCGGTCGTCGACGCACTGTGGAGCCGGGATGCGGCTGAGGCGGACCCAATCCTGGCCGGCCTATCCGACGCCGCCGCTCTCTACGGCGTCCCGGTCGTGGGCGGCCACACCAACACCCGCGCGTCCTGCGGCAACCTCGCGGTCGCGGTGCTCGGTCGGGCGGGCCCGCGCCTCCTGACGAGCTTCGACGCCGCGCCGGGCGACGACCTCGTGGCCGCCATCGACCTTCGCGGCCGTTTCCGCGAGCCCCATCCCTACTGGGACGCCTCGACCGGCGCGCCGGGCGGGCGTCTGCGCGGCGACCTCGCGCTGCTACCGGGCCTCGCGGAGGACGGGCTTGCCTGCGCCGCCAAGGACATCAGCATGGCCGGCGTCGTCGGCACGGCGCTGATGCTGCTCGAATGCTCGCGGGTCGGCGGCGTCATCGACCTCGACGCGATCCCGCGCCCGGACCACGTCCCGCTCACGCGCTGGCTCACCGCGTTTCCGAGCTTCGGCTACCTCGTCAGCGTCCGCCCTGACCGCACGCCAGCCGTCTGCGCGCGCTTCGCGGACCGCGGCATCGCGGCGGCACGCATCGGGCGCCTCGACGCGAGCCGGGTCGCCCGGGTCCGTGGTGCCACGGGCGAGGAGGCCGTGGTCTGGGATTTCGCTGTAGGCCCGCTCATGGGCTGCGGCCAGGATGAAGCGGAGGCCGCAGCGTGA
- a CDS encoding MSMEG_0567/Sll0786 family nitrogen starvation N-acetyltransferase: MILEPVAPYRPSHFRVKFATSAWESRACAALRRQVFCTEQGIFADDDRDAIDARAIPICALSTLGGDADAVVGTVRIHDVAERPGEWWGSRLAVARAFRGTAALGAGLIQVAVSSAHARGCTRFLAHVQERNVPLFQALHWASLDAVDLHGRSHHLMQADLAAYPPMHDPEHGLVTFRRAA, encoded by the coding sequence ATGATCCTCGAACCCGTCGCGCCCTATCGGCCGAGCCACTTCCGCGTGAAGTTCGCTACGAGTGCCTGGGAGAGCCGCGCCTGCGCGGCCCTGCGCCGCCAGGTCTTCTGCACGGAGCAGGGCATCTTCGCGGACGATGACCGCGACGCCATCGACGCGCGGGCCATCCCGATCTGCGCCCTCTCGACGCTTGGCGGCGACGCCGACGCCGTCGTCGGCACGGTGCGCATCCACGATGTGGCCGAGCGTCCCGGCGAGTGGTGGGGCTCGCGCCTCGCCGTCGCCCGCGCGTTCCGGGGCACCGCCGCGCTGGGTGCCGGACTTATCCAGGTCGCGGTCTCCTCGGCCCATGCCCGGGGCTGCACCCGCTTCCTCGCCCACGTGCAGGAGCGGAACGTGCCGCTGTTCCAGGCCCTGCACTGGGCAAGCCTCGACGCCGTCGACCTGCATGGGCGTTCGCATCACCTAATGCAGGCGGACCTCGCGGCCTACCCTCCGATGCACGACCCGGAGCACGGGCTCGTCACGTTCCGCAGGGCCGCGTGA
- a CDS encoding MSMEG_0568 family radical SAM protein — protein MPTERLINALQSYGVRLADSRAGAPSRRGGAGPSDHKAMTIAGRTVMVPVHTETAFDSPFLVRRPDADGVSVIEHDGVVIGQATFPGKPRFYALSTFDGVPYSKIAVLHGRDVLATTVLQTCIRYASRAKTCQFCSIGQSLSAGRTVAHKSPEQLAEVARAAVLLDGVKHMVMTTGTPNATDRGAAVLCESAFAVKAAVDLPIQAQCEPPNDDRWFERMKASGIDALGMHLEAVTPEVRARIMPGKASVPLERYYAAFEAAVPVFGRGQVSTYILAGLGDAPEAILAMAERLIGMGVYPFVVPFVPISGTPLESHPAPGPDFMHTVLKPLADMLAGANLRSTDIKAGCGRCGACSALSTYERAGVAA, from the coding sequence ATGCCGACGGAGCGCCTGATCAACGCGTTGCAGTCCTACGGCGTTAGGCTCGCCGACAGCCGGGCCGGAGCCCCGAGCCGTCGCGGCGGTGCCGGCCCTTCGGACCACAAGGCCATGACCATCGCGGGCCGCACCGTAATGGTCCCGGTCCATACCGAGACCGCCTTCGACTCGCCCTTTCTCGTGCGTCGCCCGGATGCGGACGGCGTCTCGGTGATCGAGCACGACGGCGTGGTGATCGGACAGGCGACCTTCCCGGGCAAACCGCGCTTCTACGCGCTCTCGACCTTCGACGGCGTGCCCTACTCCAAGATCGCCGTGTTGCATGGCCGGGACGTTCTCGCCACCACGGTGCTGCAGACCTGTATCCGCTACGCGAGCCGGGCCAAGACCTGCCAGTTCTGCTCCATCGGCCAGTCCCTGTCGGCGGGTCGCACCGTGGCGCACAAGTCGCCGGAACAGCTGGCCGAGGTCGCCCGTGCCGCCGTGCTCCTCGACGGCGTGAAGCACATGGTCATGACGACCGGCACCCCGAACGCCACCGACCGGGGCGCCGCCGTGCTCTGCGAGAGCGCCTTCGCCGTGAAGGCTGCGGTGGACCTGCCGATCCAGGCCCAGTGCGAGCCGCCCAACGACGACCGCTGGTTCGAGCGGATGAAGGCGTCCGGCATCGATGCGCTGGGCATGCACTTGGAGGCGGTCACGCCGGAGGTGCGGGCCAGGATCATGCCCGGCAAGGCGTCGGTGCCTCTGGAGCGGTACTATGCGGCCTTCGAAGCCGCCGTTCCGGTCTTCGGGCGCGGCCAGGTCTCGACTTACATCCTGGCCGGTCTGGGCGACGCACCGGAGGCCATCCTAGCGATGGCCGAGCGCCTGATCGGCATGGGCGTCTACCCGTTCGTGGTGCCCTTCGTGCCGATCTCCGGCACGCCGCTGGAGAGCCATCCGGCCCCTGGACCCGACTTCATGCACACCGTCCTGAAGCCGCTGGCCGACATGCTGGCCGGCGCGAACCTGCGCTCGACCGATATCAAGGCCGGCTGCGGCCGATGCGGCGCCTGCTCGGCCCTGTCCACCTACGAGCGCGCGGGGGTGGCGGCATGA
- a CDS encoding MSMEG_0570 family nitrogen starvation response protein, with product MPEMHFHVRWPDGRREACYSPSLVVKDFLTPGESYPLDEFVAKTRTALNIASERVREKYGFACSSALDQLARIEAAAKRQEPGGQVTVESFEP from the coding sequence ATGCCTGAAATGCACTTCCACGTTCGATGGCCCGACGGACGCCGCGAGGCCTGCTACTCGCCCTCTCTCGTCGTGAAGGACTTTCTCACGCCCGGCGAGAGCTACCCCCTCGACGAGTTCGTCGCGAAGACCCGCACGGCCCTGAACATCGCGAGCGAGCGGGTTCGCGAGAAGTACGGCTTCGCGTGCTCGTCGGCCCTGGACCAGCTCGCCCGCATCGAGGCCGCCGCGAAGCGGCAGGAGCCCGGTGGCCAGGTCACCGTCGAGTCTTTCGAACCCTGA
- a CDS encoding MSMEG_0569 family flavin-dependent oxidoreductase: protein MTSTPRHVPVVVVGGGQAGLSVSHHLKQRGIEHLVFEKYTAAHTWSTQRWDTFCLVTPNWQCDLPDHRYDGPDPDGFMKKDEIVAYLKAFVAKLNPPIREGVAVTRVERREDGIFSVQTSEGDYTANEVVVASGGYHTPIIPRMAEKLPPAIAQIHSNQYRNPEQLPEGEVLVVGSGQSGAQIAEDLHLAGRKVHLAVGDAPRCARFYRGRDVVTWLADMGYYEMTVDNHPLRDGVRDNTNHYVTGRDGGRDIDLRRFATEGMKLYGLMEDYQDGSLRFRDDLKRSLDQADRTYNGINAAIDKYIAEKGIDAPAQEHYAPVWEPGEPVLSLALDGSGITSIVWCIGFTPDFRWLDASVFNGAGSPKHKRGVTNEDGVYFIGLPWLNTWGSGRFGAVGRDAEYVVQVIQKRLGAGRFALKFAV, encoded by the coding sequence ATGACTTCTACCCCCCGTCACGTCCCCGTCGTCGTCGTCGGCGGCGGCCAGGCTGGCCTCTCGGTCAGCCACCACCTCAAGCAGCGCGGCATCGAGCACCTCGTGTTCGAGAAGTACACCGCCGCGCATACCTGGTCGACGCAGCGCTGGGACACGTTTTGCCTGGTCACGCCGAACTGGCAGTGCGACCTGCCGGATCATCGCTACGATGGCCCCGACCCGGACGGCTTCATGAAGAAAGACGAGATCGTCGCCTACCTGAAGGCCTTCGTGGCCAAGCTGAACCCGCCGATCCGCGAGGGCGTCGCGGTCACGCGCGTGGAGCGGCGCGAGGACGGCATCTTCTCGGTCCAGACCTCGGAGGGCGACTACACGGCGAACGAGGTCGTCGTCGCCTCAGGCGGCTACCACACGCCGATCATCCCGCGCATGGCCGAGAAGCTGCCGCCCGCGATCGCCCAGATCCACTCGAACCAGTACCGTAACCCGGAGCAACTGCCCGAGGGCGAGGTGCTCGTCGTCGGTTCGGGGCAGTCCGGCGCGCAGATCGCCGAGGACCTCCATCTCGCCGGACGCAAGGTGCACCTGGCGGTGGGCGATGCGCCACGCTGCGCCCGCTTCTACCGCGGCCGCGACGTCGTCACGTGGCTCGCCGACATGGGTTACTACGAGATGACCGTCGACAACCATCCGCTGCGCGACGGCGTCCGCGACAACACCAATCACTACGTGACGGGTCGCGACGGCGGCCGGGACATCGACCTGCGCCGCTTCGCAACCGAGGGCATGAAGCTCTACGGCCTGATGGAGGATTACCAGGACGGCAGCTTGCGTTTCCGGGACGACCTCAAGCGCTCCCTCGACCAAGCCGACCGAACCTATAACGGCATCAACGCGGCCATCGACAAGTACATCGCCGAGAAGGGCATCGATGCCCCGGCGCAGGAGCACTACGCCCCGGTCTGGGAGCCGGGCGAGCCGGTCCTCAGCCTCGCCCTCGACGGCTCCGGCATCACCAGCATCGTCTGGTGCATCGGCTTCACGCCGGACTTCCGGTGGCTGGATGCCTCCGTGTTCAATGGCGCAGGCAGTCCCAAGCACAAACGGGGCGTCACGAACGAGGACGGCGTCTACTTCATCGGCCTGCCGTGGCTGAATACCTGGGGGTCAGGACGGTTCGGGGCGGTGGGCCGCGATGCCGAGTACGTCGTGCAGGTGATCCAGAAGCGCCTCGGCGCGGGGCGGTTCGCCCTCAAGTTCGCCGTGTGA
- a CDS encoding MSMEG_0565 family glycosyltransferase has translation MTGLRIAILTHSTNPRGGVAHCLSLAEALYELGHEAVVHAPDPGRRGFFRAAACPTVAVAAEPVGGATVDLVRTRIHDYLRHFSTSAACDFDVFHAHDGIGGNALATLRHRRLIPGFARTVHHVDSFADPQLAAWQSRSIREATRLLSVSRLWADWIKDDLGAAARIVGNGVDLSVYRCEPTEADAVVRERWSLGDGPVILAVGGFEERKNTLGIIEAFARLRGRHPHAQLVVVGGASLLDHAAYRARCRAALVAAGLDVGPGLPVIETGPVLQADMPALYRAADLLAFPSWKEGFGLCVLEAMACGTPALVSRQPPFTEYLEPTDALFVDPADSEDIAQAMAAALVPDTRTRLQLAGLARAAAHSWRGCAERHLDAYAACARVQQEPIHA, from the coding sequence GTGACGGGCCTGCGCATCGCCATCCTGACCCACTCCACGAACCCGCGCGGCGGCGTCGCGCACTGCCTGTCCCTGGCAGAGGCCCTGTACGAGCTCGGGCACGAGGCGGTGGTGCACGCCCCCGACCCTGGCAGGCGCGGCTTCTTCCGGGCCGCGGCCTGCCCCACCGTGGCGGTGGCGGCCGAGCCGGTCGGCGGCGCGACGGTCGATCTCGTCCGGACCCGCATCCACGACTACCTGCGCCACTTCTCGACATCGGCCGCCTGCGACTTCGACGTCTTCCACGCCCATGACGGCATCGGCGGCAACGCGCTCGCGACCCTGAGGCATAGGCGCCTGATCCCGGGTTTCGCCCGCACCGTCCACCACGTCGACAGCTTCGCGGACCCGCAGCTCGCGGCGTGGCAGAGCCGCTCGATCCGCGAGGCCACCCGCCTCCTCAGCGTCAGCCGCCTCTGGGCCGACTGGATCAAGGACGACCTCGGCGCCGCGGCCCGGATCGTCGGGAACGGGGTCGATCTCTCGGTCTATCGCTGCGAGCCGACCGAGGCGGACGCGGTCGTGCGGGAGCGCTGGAGCCTTGGCGACGGGCCGGTGATCCTCGCCGTCGGCGGCTTCGAGGAGCGCAAGAACACGCTCGGCATCATCGAGGCCTTCGCCCGGCTGCGGGGGCGCCACCCTCACGCGCAGCTCGTCGTCGTCGGAGGCGCCTCGCTCCTCGATCACGCCGCCTACCGTGCGCGGTGTCGGGCGGCGCTGGTCGCGGCCGGCCTGGACGTTGGCCCGGGCCTGCCGGTGATCGAGACCGGCCCCGTCCTTCAAGCCGACATGCCGGCGCTCTACCGGGCTGCGGACCTGCTGGCTTTTCCGTCCTGGAAGGAGGGCTTCGGCCTGTGCGTGCTGGAGGCCATGGCCTGCGGCACGCCGGCCCTCGTCTCACGGCAGCCGCCTTTCACCGAATACCTGGAGCCGACGGACGCGCTGTTCGTCGACCCGGCCGACTCAGAAGATATCGCCCAGGCCATGGCGGCGGCCTTGGTGCCAGATACCCGCACGCGCCTGCAGTTGGCCGGCCTCGCGCGCGCCGCTGCCCATTCCTGGCGCGGCTGCGCCGAGCGCCACCTCGACGCCTACGCGGCCTGTGCCCGCGTCCAGCAGGAGCCGATCCATGCCTGA
- a CDS encoding Pnap_2097 family protein: MNLHIRAVEAAPPLTSIGRYTLGMPHLCVNGLSENWLWKELGHRHWGLIAEAFGRGASGFGPSDEPPIYAAFRNIALRDGDLASVGENDALDVRSTVTHLSGSRVVSRHVAVCQDQLIADVEMTSVFVRRRAEGKNRSVARVRIDAQRRFAPFDGNPLPLAATVGNTSQGDDAAGDERDVGVMIVEPCPHLDFNGAGLLYFSSFIAAVDRAEWRLLGKRPRLYATLERRAVFHANIEAGDDLTVRVLVSREGAIRRHRALLHAASDGKLLAEVVTHRVA; encoded by the coding sequence GTGAATCTCCACATCAGGGCCGTCGAGGCCGCACCGCCTCTGACGAGCATCGGGCGCTACACCTTGGGGATGCCGCATCTCTGCGTGAATGGCTTATCGGAGAACTGGCTCTGGAAGGAGCTGGGCCATCGACACTGGGGCCTGATTGCCGAGGCGTTCGGCAGGGGAGCTTCCGGTTTCGGTCCCTCGGACGAGCCGCCCATCTACGCCGCGTTCCGGAACATCGCTTTGCGCGACGGCGATCTCGCCTCCGTGGGGGAGAACGACGCGTTGGACGTGCGCTCGACGGTCACGCACCTATCGGGATCGCGGGTCGTCAGTCGTCACGTCGCGGTATGCCAGGACCAGCTTATTGCGGATGTTGAGATGACCTCGGTGTTCGTGAGGCGGCGAGCCGAAGGCAAGAACCGCTCGGTCGCCCGTGTGAGGATCGACGCGCAGAGGCGCTTCGCCCCGTTCGATGGTAATCCGCTGCCCCTGGCGGCGACCGTAGGGAATACGAGCCAAGGTGATGACGCGGCCGGCGACGAGCGCGACGTCGGCGTCATGATCGTGGAGCCTTGTCCTCATTTAGACTTCAACGGTGCCGGCCTGCTGTATTTCAGCAGCTTCATCGCGGCTGTGGACCGTGCCGAGTGGCGTCTCCTCGGCAAGCGGCCACGCCTTTACGCTACCCTGGAGCGACGTGCTGTCTTTCACGCCAACATCGAGGCGGGCGACGACCTCACGGTGCGGGTTCTGGTCTCGCGAGAAGGAGCGATCCGCCGGCACCGTGCGCTGCTCCACGCAGCCAGCGACGGCAAGCTGCTCGCGGAGGTCGTGACCCACCGGGTCGCGTGA
- a CDS encoding Nit6803 family nitrilase: MSETRIVRAAAVQIAPDLDRPDGTLERVLNAIDEAAAKGARFMVFPETFVPYYPYFSFVLPPAMQGAEHLKLYERAPTVPGPVTQAVAAAARRHGLVVVLGVNERDHGSLYNTQLIFDADGSLKLKRRKITPTYHERMIWGQGDGAGLDVVETAVGRVGALACWEHYNPLARYALMARHEEIHAAQFPGSLVGQIFADQMEVTIRHHALEAACFVVNATGWLTDEQVAQFCPDERLRGACRGGNCTAIVSPEGKHLAEPLGPGEGILIADMDMALVTKRKRMMDSVGHYARPELLSLLHDDRPASFVHQPVRSPSDSRSFDHEHQPASDERTLLSAGRGGPGRDADGAPDQRVAVLRR, encoded by the coding sequence ATGTCAGAGACCCGGATCGTGCGGGCCGCCGCCGTCCAGATCGCGCCGGACCTCGACCGGCCGGACGGCACGCTGGAGCGCGTGCTCAACGCCATCGACGAGGCCGCCGCCAAGGGCGCGCGCTTCATGGTCTTCCCCGAGACCTTCGTGCCCTACTACCCCTACTTTTCCTTCGTCCTCCCGCCCGCGATGCAGGGGGCCGAGCACCTCAAGCTATACGAGCGGGCCCCCACCGTCCCCGGGCCGGTGACGCAGGCGGTTGCCGCTGCCGCCCGCCGCCACGGACTCGTGGTAGTCCTCGGGGTCAACGAGCGCGACCACGGATCGCTCTACAACACCCAGCTGATCTTCGACGCGGACGGCAGCCTGAAGCTGAAGCGGCGCAAGATCACGCCGACCTACCACGAGCGTATGATTTGGGGTCAGGGCGACGGCGCCGGCCTCGACGTCGTGGAGACGGCCGTCGGTCGCGTCGGGGCGCTCGCCTGCTGGGAGCACTACAACCCCCTCGCGCGCTACGCCCTCATGGCGCGCCATGAGGAGATCCACGCCGCGCAGTTCCCGGGCTCCCTCGTCGGCCAGATCTTCGCCGACCAGATGGAGGTGACGATCCGCCACCATGCCCTGGAGGCGGCGTGCTTCGTGGTCAACGCCACCGGCTGGCTCACCGACGAGCAGGTGGCGCAGTTCTGCCCGGACGAGCGGCTGCGCGGCGCCTGCCGCGGCGGCAACTGCACCGCCATCGTCTCGCCCGAGGGCAAGCATCTCGCCGAGCCGCTCGGGCCGGGCGAGGGCATCCTGATCGCCGACATGGACATGGCGCTGGTGACCAAGCGCAAGCGGATGATGGACTCGGTCGGCCACTACGCGCGCCCCGAGCTCCTCAGCCTCCTCCACGACGACCGCCCGGCCTCGTTCGTGCACCAGCCGGTCCGTTCACCGTCCGATTCCCGGAGCTTCGACCATGAGCACCAGCCCGCTTCTGACGAACGAACCCTCCTGTCCGCCGGTCGTGGCGGGCCTGGTCGGGATGCCGACGGAGCGCCTGATCAACGCGTTGCAGTCCTACGGCGTTAG
- a CDS encoding MSMEG_0572/Sll0783 family nitrogen starvation response protein, translating to MPAVNREAHKKGDFLVDYEEKVFEDVKAEPGQKALVTFHTVAFEGSIGLVNLLQATRLQRKGFDTSILLYGPGITLGVQRGFPRLGDEAFPGHLNFNNQLEKFMAEGGKVYACRFSTQALYGHGEAAFIEGIRMINPLDVLDCILLHKRDNAVIIDTWTV from the coding sequence ATGCCTGCCGTGAACCGTGAAGCCCACAAGAAGGGCGACTTCCTGGTCGACTACGAAGAAAAGGTCTTCGAGGACGTGAAGGCCGAGCCGGGCCAGAAGGCGCTGGTAACCTTCCACACTGTCGCTTTCGAAGGCTCCATCGGCCTCGTGAATCTGCTCCAGGCCACCCGCTTGCAGCGAAAGGGCTTCGACACCTCCATCCTGCTCTACGGCCCGGGCATCACGCTCGGCGTGCAGCGCGGCTTCCCCCGGCTCGGCGACGAGGCCTTCCCGGGACACCTCAACTTCAACAACCAGCTTGAGAAGTTCATGGCCGAAGGCGGCAAGGTCTACGCCTGCCGGTTCTCGACCCAGGCGCTGTACGGCCACGGCGAGGCGGCTTTCATCGAGGGCATCCGCATGATCAACCCCCTCGACGTGCTCGACTGCATCCTCCTGCACAAGCGCGACAACGCGGTGATCATCGACACCTGGACTGTCTGA